The following proteins are co-located in the Oceanimonas sp. GK1 genome:
- a CDS encoding serine hydrolase, whose protein sequence is MIGVTFPRRTATGLLFTLLSLPAVQPAAAPLSAQDSDPNALGWMQGFPPPAEKRISAADGSFFAFPALRYSVAHMREFMPTVAVSRGLGAPAPLTYRLDPLIDRLRFLPWGSEEPITFAETFERNYTDGLIILHRGEVVYERYAGALREDGQHAAMSVTKSFTGLLAAVLVAEGRLDDSKRVAEYVPELAGSAFGDATVRQLMDMTTGLHYSEDYADPNAEVWQFSAAGSPWPKPEGYTGPVGYFEYLTGVQKQGEHGQAFGYKTVNSDALGWVIARASGKSVAALLSERIWRRIGMEQSAYYQVDSLGTPFAGGGLSAGLRDMARFGELVRNGGRWQGEQIIPAAAIDDIRRGGSKEAFARSGFDTLKGWSYRNMWWVTHNRNGAFAARGVHGQTIYIDPAADMVLVRFASHPVAANGANDPDSLPAYQAVADHLMSLEKP, encoded by the coding sequence ATGATCGGTGTTACCTTTCCCCGGCGGACCGCCACCGGTCTGCTTTTCACCCTGTTGTCGCTGCCGGCGGTTCAGCCTGCAGCGGCGCCGCTTTCCGCCCAAGACAGCGATCCCAATGCCCTTGGCTGGATGCAGGGTTTTCCACCCCCGGCGGAAAAACGCATCAGCGCCGCCGACGGCTCCTTTTTTGCGTTTCCTGCCCTGCGCTACAGCGTGGCCCACATGCGCGAGTTTATGCCCACGGTGGCAGTGTCTCGCGGCCTGGGAGCCCCGGCCCCGCTGACCTACCGTCTTGATCCGCTTATCGATCGGCTGCGCTTTCTACCCTGGGGCAGCGAGGAGCCCATCACCTTTGCCGAGACCTTTGAGCGCAACTACACCGACGGCCTGATAATTCTGCACCGGGGCGAGGTGGTGTACGAGCGTTATGCCGGGGCCCTGAGGGAAGACGGCCAGCACGCGGCCATGTCGGTGACCAAGTCGTTTACCGGCCTGCTCGCCGCCGTGCTGGTGGCCGAAGGCCGGCTGGATGACAGCAAAAGAGTGGCCGAGTATGTGCCGGAACTGGCCGGCTCCGCCTTTGGCGATGCCACCGTTCGCCAGCTGATGGACATGACCACGGGGCTGCACTACAGCGAAGATTATGCCGATCCCAATGCCGAGGTATGGCAATTCTCCGCCGCCGGCAGTCCCTGGCCCAAGCCGGAGGGCTACACCGGCCCGGTGGGTTATTTCGAATACCTGACCGGCGTGCAAAAGCAGGGGGAGCATGGCCAGGCCTTTGGCTACAAAACCGTGAACAGCGACGCCCTGGGCTGGGTGATTGCCCGGGCCAGCGGCAAGTCGGTGGCGGCGCTATTGTCCGAGCGCATCTGGCGGCGCATTGGCATGGAGCAGAGTGCCTATTACCAGGTAGACAGCCTGGGCACGCCCTTTGCCGGCGGCGGCCTGAGCGCCGGCCTGCGGGACATGGCCCGCTTTGGCGAGCTGGTGCGCAATGGCGGCCGCTGGCAGGGGGAGCAGATTATTCCCGCCGCGGCCATTGACGATATACGCCGCGGCGGCAGCAAGGAGGCCTTTGCCCGCTCCGGTTTCGACACGCTCAAGGGCTGGTCTTACCGCAATATGTGGTGGGTAACCCATAACCGCAACGGCGCCTTTGCCGCCCGGGGGGTGCACGGTCAGACCATTTACATAGATCCGGCCGCCGACATGGTGCTGGTGCGCTTTGCTTCCCACCCGGTGGCGGCCAACGGTGCCAACGATCCCGACTCGCTGCCGGCGTATCAGGCGGTGGCGGATCACCTGATGTCCCTTGAAAAACCGTAA
- a CDS encoding glucose 1-dehydrogenase, producing MKPAELFDLTGKVAIITGGAKGIGKGCSTMLAAHGARVVVADLKLDAAEATAEEIREAGGKALAVACDVTRDEDLTGLVNQTLAEFGHIHILVNNVGGGGAGRESPATLTVAEFARTFELNVFSNWRLAQLCAPHMEKAGYGSIINMSSMSSINKSPAISAYASSKAAINHMTANLAFDYGPAGIRVNAVGPGAVRTDALASVLTPEIEARMLAHTPLRRLGEAEDIAGAVLYFAAPVSCWVSGQTLFVNGGGVQTLD from the coding sequence ATGAAACCTGCTGAACTTTTTGATCTCACCGGCAAGGTGGCCATTATTACCGGCGGTGCCAAGGGCATTGGCAAGGGCTGCAGCACCATGCTGGCCGCCCATGGCGCCCGTGTGGTGGTGGCGGATCTGAAGCTGGACGCCGCCGAGGCCACCGCCGAGGAAATCCGCGAGGCAGGCGGCAAGGCCCTGGCGGTGGCCTGTGATGTGACCAGAGACGAAGATCTGACCGGGCTGGTGAACCAGACCCTGGCGGAATTTGGCCATATCCACATTCTGGTCAACAACGTGGGCGGCGGGGGGGCCGGCCGGGAGAGCCCCGCTACGCTCACGGTGGCCGAATTCGCCCGTACCTTTGAGCTGAACGTGTTCAGCAACTGGCGGCTGGCCCAGTTGTGCGCTCCCCATATGGAAAAGGCCGGCTACGGCTCCATCATCAATATGTCGTCGATGAGCTCCATCAACAAAAGCCCGGCCATCAGTGCCTATGCGTCTTCCAAGGCCGCCATCAATCACATGACCGCCAACCTGGCCTTTGATTACGGCCCCGCCGGCATTCGCGTCAACGCCGTGGGCCCGGGGGCCGTGCGTACCGACGCCCTGGCCTCGGTGCTGACCCCCGAGATCGAGGCCCGCATGCTGGCCCACACTCCGCTCAGGCGCCTGGGGGAGGCGGAAGACATTGCCGGCGCCGTGCTCTACTTTGCGGCGCCGGTGAGTTGCTGGGTCAGTGGTCAGACCCTGTTTGTCAACGGTGGCGGTGTGCAAACACTGGACTGA
- a CDS encoding membrane protein → MWNIIKIASAFIGIIVGAGFASGQEVLQYFTSFGYLGTAAAVVATALFAYLGMMLTWLGSRTQTRSHKTVVYQISGRYLGVVVDGVIIFTLFGVGVVMIAGAGSTLHQQFGLAPFVGSVLMTLLMGATLMLNVQRVVALIGSITPFLVLALVLICVYSLLTMERSFAELAPIAESIESTLPHWLVSAINYVSFNIAVGAAMALVMGGAEPNARIARWGGLLGGAGVGVLIMISHLAMFSQIDQVAGYALPLLKIIDGISPWLAKAMAFVLFGMIFSTGASMFYAFVARFVEMHTPAANRFSIITMVVGFVASFAGFTQLVAFFYPLIGYLGLFLVGALMYAPLRLKRAEFAGKLQPLADND, encoded by the coding sequence ATGTGGAACATCATTAAAATTGCCAGTGCATTCATTGGCATCATTGTGGGGGCGGGCTTTGCCTCCGGTCAGGAAGTACTGCAGTACTTCACCAGCTTTGGTTACCTGGGCACGGCAGCGGCCGTGGTGGCCACGGCCCTGTTTGCCTACCTTGGCATGATGCTGACCTGGCTGGGCAGCCGTACGCAAACCCGCTCCCATAAAACCGTGGTGTACCAGATAAGCGGCCGCTACCTTGGCGTGGTGGTGGATGGCGTTATCATCTTTACCCTGTTTGGGGTGGGCGTGGTGATGATCGCCGGTGCCGGCTCTACCCTGCATCAGCAGTTTGGCCTGGCGCCCTTTGTGGGCAGTGTGCTGATGACCCTGCTGATGGGCGCCACCCTGATGCTGAACGTGCAGCGGGTGGTTGCACTGATTGGCAGCATTACGCCTTTTCTGGTGCTGGCGCTGGTGCTGATCTGCGTTTACAGCCTGCTGACCATGGAGCGCAGCTTTGCCGAGCTGGCGCCCATTGCCGAAAGCATTGAGTCCACTCTGCCGCACTGGCTGGTGTCGGCCATCAACTATGTGTCGTTCAACATTGCCGTGGGAGCGGCCATGGCGCTGGTGATGGGCGGGGCCGAGCCCAATGCCCGCATTGCCCGCTGGGGCGGCCTGCTGGGTGGCGCCGGGGTCGGGGTGCTGATCATGATCAGCCATCTGGCCATGTTCTCGCAAATTGATCAGGTGGCCGGCTATGCGCTGCCGCTGCTGAAAATCATCGACGGCATCTCTCCCTGGCTGGCCAAGGCCATGGCGTTTGTACTCTTTGGCATGATTTTCAGCACCGGCGCCAGCATGTTCTACGCCTTTGTCGCTCGTTTTGTGGAAATGCACACCCCGGCGGCCAACCGTTTCAGCATCATTACCATGGTGGTGGGCTTTGTGGCTAGCTTCGCCGGCTTTACCCAGCTGGTGGCCTTCTTCTACCCGCTGATCGGGTATCTGGGTCTGTTCCTGGTGGGCGCGCTGATGTATGCGCCGCTGCGACTGAAGCGTGCCGAATTTGCCGGCAAACTGCAGCCCCTGGCCGACAACGACTAA
- a CDS encoding nucleoside deaminase, protein MTISEQDLRHLRRCVELAEEALSEGDMAFGSVLVSAEGAVLAEDRNRIHTVEATWHPEMALARWAAENLSPTERSRATLYTSGEHCPMCSAAHAWAGLGRIVFASSAGQFAVWCEQWGLGAAPVKALTINDIAPDIPVAGPVPELAEEIRELHRRYFEGGGPVR, encoded by the coding sequence ATGACCATTAGCGAGCAGGATCTGCGCCATCTGCGCCGTTGTGTCGAGCTGGCCGAAGAAGCCCTGAGCGAGGGCGACATGGCCTTTGGCTCTGTGCTGGTGTCGGCCGAAGGGGCCGTGCTGGCGGAAGACCGCAACCGTATTCATACGGTGGAGGCCACCTGGCACCCGGAAATGGCCCTGGCCCGCTGGGCGGCCGAAAACCTGAGCCCGACCGAGCGCTCTCGCGCTACCCTCTACACCTCGGGGGAGCACTGCCCCATGTGTTCCGCCGCCCACGCCTGGGCTGGCCTTGGGCGCATTGTCTTTGCCAGCTCCGCCGGCCAGTTTGCTGTGTGGTGCGAGCAGTGGGGCCTGGGCGCCGCGCCGGTGAAGGCACTGACCATCAACGACATTGCTCCCGACATTCCCGTGGCCGGCCCGGTGCCGGAGCTGGCCGAAGAAATCCGCGAGCTGCACCGGCGCTATTTTGAAGGGGGCGGTCCGGTCAGATAA
- a CDS encoding calcium/sodium antiporter: MLMSVAAILLGLGVLVWSADRFVDGASATARYAGMPPLLIGMVIVGFGTSAPEIVVSIISALEGNPGLALGNAYGSNIANIGLILGVTALISPIAVHSQVLRKELPILLLITLLSLSLLWNGWLARPDAVMLLVVFVLLMAWSIGQGLKDGSDSMAADEVKELDENRMTLKQALFWLVAGLVLLIISSRFLVWGAVNVAQAFGVSDLIIGLTIVAVGTSLPELASSIAAIRKNEHDLALGNVIGSNLFNTLAVVGLAGIIHPLEVAPEVISRDFMVMIVLTLSLFVLGFGFRGRQGRINRFEGAFLLAVYLAYTGWLAGGVIAAA, translated from the coding sequence ATGCTGATGTCCGTTGCCGCCATTTTACTGGGCCTTGGGGTGCTGGTGTGGAGCGCCGACCGTTTTGTGGACGGTGCCTCGGCCACCGCCCGTTACGCCGGCATGCCGCCGCTGCTGATCGGCATGGTGATCGTCGGTTTCGGTACCTCGGCGCCGGAAATCGTGGTGTCCATTATTTCGGCGCTGGAAGGCAACCCCGGCCTGGCCCTGGGAAATGCCTATGGCTCCAACATTGCCAATATTGGCCTGATCCTCGGGGTAACGGCGTTGATAAGCCCCATTGCCGTGCATTCCCAGGTGCTGCGCAAGGAGCTGCCGATACTGCTGCTGATCACCCTGCTGTCGCTCAGCCTGCTGTGGAACGGCTGGCTGGCGCGGCCCGACGCCGTGATGTTGCTGGTGGTGTTTGTGCTGCTCATGGCCTGGAGCATTGGCCAGGGCCTGAAAGACGGCAGCGACAGCATGGCCGCCGATGAGGTGAAAGAGCTGGACGAAAACCGAATGACCCTGAAGCAGGCCCTGTTCTGGCTGGTGGCCGGCCTGGTGTTGCTGATCATCAGCTCACGCTTTCTGGTGTGGGGGGCGGTGAACGTGGCCCAGGCCTTTGGCGTCAGCGATTTAATCATTGGCCTGACCATCGTGGCCGTTGGCACCTCGCTGCCGGAGCTGGCGTCCTCCATTGCCGCCATTCGCAAAAACGAACACGATCTGGCCCTGGGCAATGTGATTGGCTCCAACCTGTTCAACACCCTGGCGGTGGTGGGGCTGGCCGGTATTATCCACCCGCTGGAAGTGGCGCCGGAAGTGATCAGCCGCGACTTTATGGTGATGATAGTGCTGACCCTGTCACTGTTTGTGCTGGGCTTTGGCTTCAGGGGCCGCCAGGGGCGCATCAACCGGTTTGAAGGCGCGTTTCTGCTGGCGGTTTACCTGGCCTATACCGGCTGGCTGGCCGGCGGTGTGATTGCCGCAGCATAA
- a CDS encoding DUF3427 domain-containing protein produces the protein MTAPLPQGLYDLLTTQSFTESKKVLVEAGLSIHAEDLNPEFSHERLANALAEQLSQLLADIKGKDKVETQALLINEILRYSRQRLEQPDESAMLATPPRVIRALYATKPPNMPAIGLAQPWLFTAGKDSPALFHELQAELASCNSVDILMSFITVSGVRKIIDVLKQITSTNAQGQSQARVRILTTTYIGATEQKALDMLARLPNCAVRVSLDGRRTRLHAKAWIFERHSGFGSAYVGSANLSSAALMGGLEWTVKFTEKGQNQLYQRAQAHFETLWQDGEFQPYNPEDKTHRQELANAIKRESGQDVIATPTFFDIEPKPFQQDILEQLANERAHGRMRNLLVAATGTGKTVMAAFDYRTLARQQGGLPRLLFVAHRKELLIQAMRTFRLVLREPDFGDLFTGEYQPTQDNHLFATIQSINARKLVSQTKADHWRMVIMDECHHIEANSFEQLLTTLKPACLLGLTATPERTDGKSILRHFDNRPDGSPAAQLRLWQALDLQLLAPFEYYACDDNTDYRSIPWKDANELKELDKLLTGNHVRAAAVIRSWQQLVNDPRQGKTLVFCVSIAHAEFMAEQFEKAGILASVITGQSSSKERHELPQRLKKGDIHALITVDLYNEGVDLPFVDTLLLLRPTQSATLFQQQIGRGLRLHEGKESCLILDFVGQHKQGFRFDLLYSAITGLTRREVVESVDKGFGRLPSGCHLQLQKQAREHILDSLRQAINQNWRRLQQELHAYVNLTNNRQVTLSEFLNEQQLELEDIYRSGQNSGWTNLKRDAGLLEGETCAQERYFSRRIGSLLHIDDAEQLQLIQQVAEQNAHYLIANENERQRLQMLAYQIDGEHKQTGSAHAFLDRLAQTPAACAELAELSHYLDARTRYAYSPLPGLEHTPLKLHAAYQSREILTAVGFLTEHKRTPFQAGVLPLKELKTELLLVTLDKSAAQHEGVAYHDYAISQQEFHWQSQNSGSPDTPSGRRYLDSSENGWRFQLFVRINKQSPYRACGPVRLLRYHGSKPMNIVWQLEHPLPVRLFREFSVLKG, from the coding sequence ATGACTGCGCCGCTGCCCCAAGGGCTCTATGACCTGCTTACCACCCAGAGTTTTACCGAATCGAAAAAAGTATTAGTAGAAGCTGGTTTATCCATTCACGCCGAAGATCTTAATCCGGAATTCAGCCATGAAAGACTGGCTAACGCGCTGGCAGAGCAACTTTCCCAACTGCTGGCCGATATCAAAGGCAAAGACAAGGTCGAGACTCAGGCCCTGCTGATTAACGAAATTCTGCGCTACTCCCGCCAACGGCTTGAGCAACCTGACGAATCAGCAATGTTGGCCACACCACCTCGAGTGATTCGGGCCCTGTATGCTACCAAGCCTCCGAACATGCCGGCCATTGGGCTAGCGCAACCCTGGTTATTTACCGCTGGTAAAGACTCTCCCGCCCTGTTCCACGAGCTACAAGCTGAGCTCGCCTCGTGCAACAGCGTAGATATTTTGATGAGTTTTATTACCGTCTCCGGTGTGCGCAAAATCATCGATGTGCTCAAACAAATCACCAGCACCAATGCGCAGGGTCAAAGCCAGGCCCGAGTGCGTATTCTTACCACCACCTACATTGGTGCCACTGAGCAAAAAGCCCTGGATATGCTGGCTCGCCTACCCAACTGTGCAGTGCGGGTTTCCCTTGATGGCCGGCGTACTCGGCTGCATGCCAAAGCCTGGATTTTTGAGCGACACAGCGGCTTTGGCTCTGCTTATGTAGGCAGCGCCAATTTGTCCAGTGCCGCACTCATGGGGGGATTGGAATGGACGGTTAAATTCACCGAAAAAGGCCAGAATCAGCTCTATCAACGGGCACAAGCGCATTTTGAAACCCTTTGGCAAGATGGCGAGTTTCAGCCTTATAATCCAGAAGATAAAACCCATCGCCAAGAGCTGGCCAACGCCATCAAGCGCGAGTCGGGACAAGACGTTATTGCCACTCCCACCTTCTTTGATATTGAGCCCAAGCCCTTTCAGCAAGACATTCTGGAGCAGTTAGCCAACGAGCGGGCCCATGGCCGCATGCGCAATTTGCTGGTGGCAGCCACCGGCACGGGCAAAACAGTGATGGCGGCATTTGATTATCGAACGCTGGCCCGCCAGCAAGGTGGGCTACCACGTCTATTATTTGTCGCCCATCGCAAGGAGCTGCTGATCCAAGCCATGCGAACCTTTCGGCTGGTGTTACGGGAGCCAGACTTTGGTGATCTTTTTACCGGTGAGTACCAACCAACGCAAGATAACCACCTGTTCGCTACCATTCAAAGCATCAACGCTCGTAAGCTGGTCTCACAGACCAAGGCTGATCATTGGCGAATGGTGATCATGGACGAGTGTCATCATATTGAAGCCAACAGCTTTGAACAGTTACTCACTACCTTAAAACCGGCCTGCTTGCTGGGACTGACCGCCACTCCTGAACGCACCGATGGCAAGAGCATTCTGCGCCACTTCGATAACCGCCCCGATGGCTCCCCGGCGGCCCAGTTACGCCTTTGGCAGGCGCTGGATCTGCAACTGTTAGCCCCCTTTGAATATTACGCCTGCGACGACAATACCGACTATCGCAGCATTCCTTGGAAAGATGCCAACGAGTTAAAAGAGCTCGACAAGCTGCTGACCGGAAACCATGTGCGTGCCGCCGCCGTTATTCGTTCATGGCAACAACTGGTGAACGACCCGCGTCAAGGTAAAACCCTGGTATTCTGCGTCAGCATTGCCCATGCCGAATTTATGGCGGAACAGTTTGAAAAAGCCGGCATACTCGCTAGTGTGATCACTGGCCAAAGCTCGTCAAAAGAGCGGCACGAGCTGCCTCAACGACTCAAGAAAGGCGATATTCATGCGCTGATCACCGTCGATCTCTACAACGAAGGCGTCGACTTACCTTTTGTCGACACCCTATTGCTGCTGCGCCCGACCCAAAGTGCCACCCTGTTTCAGCAGCAAATCGGCCGCGGTCTGCGCCTGCATGAAGGCAAAGAAAGCTGCCTCATTCTGGATTTTGTTGGCCAGCATAAACAGGGCTTTCGCTTCGATCTGCTCTACAGCGCCATCACCGGGCTCACTCGACGGGAGGTGGTAGAAAGTGTCGATAAAGGCTTTGGTCGCTTGCCCAGCGGTTGCCATCTTCAACTGCAAAAACAGGCTCGCGAGCATATTCTCGACAGCCTACGCCAGGCCATTAATCAAAACTGGCGTCGCCTGCAACAAGAGCTGCATGCCTATGTGAATCTCACCAATAATCGTCAAGTGACCCTGAGTGAATTTCTAAACGAGCAGCAACTGGAGCTGGAAGATATTTATCGTTCCGGCCAAAACAGCGGTTGGACCAACCTGAAGCGGGATGCAGGCCTGCTGGAGGGCGAGACCTGCGCGCAAGAGCGCTATTTCAGCCGTCGCATTGGCAGCCTGCTGCATATCGACGACGCCGAGCAATTACAGCTAATCCAACAAGTCGCCGAGCAGAATGCCCACTACCTGATCGCCAATGAGAACGAACGTCAGCGGCTGCAAATGCTGGCCTACCAGATAGATGGTGAGCACAAACAAACCGGCTCGGCCCACGCCTTTCTCGACCGCTTGGCACAAACCCCAGCGGCTTGCGCTGAGCTGGCTGAACTCAGTCATTATCTCGATGCCCGCACCCGCTATGCCTACTCTCCCCTGCCTGGCCTGGAACATACTCCGCTTAAGCTACATGCGGCCTACCAAAGCCGGGAAATTCTTACGGCAGTCGGCTTTTTAACCGAGCACAAACGCACGCCTTTTCAGGCGGGCGTACTGCCCCTGAAAGAGCTGAAAACCGAACTCTTGCTTGTGACTCTCGATAAAAGCGCGGCGCAGCACGAGGGCGTGGCCTATCACGATTACGCCATCAGCCAACAGGAGTTTCATTGGCAATCTCAGAACAGTGGGAGCCCCGACACCCCCAGCGGTCGTCGCTACCTCGACAGCAGCGAGAACGGTTGGCGGTTTCAGCTATTTGTCCGCATCAATAAACAGTCGCCCTATCGCGCCTGTGGCCCGGTTCGCTTATTGCGTTATCACGGCAGTAAGCCGATGAATATTGTCTGGCAGTTAGAGCATCCGCTACCGGTACGCCTGTTCCGTGAATTCAGCGTGTTGAAAGGGTAA
- a CDS encoding CoA-acylating methylmalonate-semialdehyde dehydrogenase, whose translation MNTISHLINGELHHGNTLLEVFNPATGDVCAQVAMADAATVQQAVAAAEAAFPAWRDTPPAKRARVMFRYRQLLEDRADDICRLIAEEHGKTLEDARGELQRGIENVEYACGVPGLLKGEYTRNVGPDIDAWSDFQPLGVVAGITPFNFPAMVPLWMFPMAIACGNCFVLKPSEKDPGSSLLIARLLEEAGLPKGVLNVVQGGREAVNALLEHKDVKAISFVGSTPVAEYIYATGTANGKRVQALGGAKNHAVLLPDADLDNAVGALMGAAYGSCGERCMAISVAVCVGDAVADALVAKLSDSIRALNIGPGTQGGHDMGPVISREHLEKITGYIEDGIAAGATLAVDGRGVTVPGHENGYFIGGCLFDRVTPEMRIYREEIFGPVLCVVRVNSLEAAIALINAHEYGNGTCLFTRDGEAARLFGDQIEVGMVGINVPLPVPVAYHSFGGWKRSLFGDLAAYGPDAVRFYTRRKTITQKWPERASHQASDFAFPSL comes from the coding sequence ATGAACACCATTTCTCACCTGATCAACGGCGAACTTCACCACGGCAACACCTTGCTGGAGGTCTTCAACCCCGCCACCGGCGACGTGTGTGCCCAGGTGGCCATGGCCGATGCCGCGACCGTGCAGCAGGCGGTGGCGGCCGCCGAAGCCGCTTTTCCCGCCTGGCGAGACACCCCGCCGGCCAAACGGGCCCGGGTGATGTTTCGGTATCGCCAGCTGCTGGAAGACCGGGCCGACGACATTTGCCGGTTGATTGCCGAAGAGCATGGCAAAACCCTGGAAGATGCCCGGGGCGAGCTGCAGCGGGGCATAGAAAACGTGGAATATGCCTGTGGTGTGCCCGGCCTGCTGAAGGGCGAATACACCCGCAACGTGGGCCCCGATATTGATGCCTGGTCCGATTTTCAGCCGCTGGGGGTGGTGGCCGGCATTACTCCGTTCAACTTTCCTGCCATGGTGCCGCTGTGGATGTTTCCCATGGCCATCGCCTGCGGCAACTGCTTTGTGCTCAAGCCGTCGGAAAAGGATCCGGGATCGTCGCTGCTTATCGCCCGGTTGCTGGAAGAGGCCGGTCTGCCCAAGGGCGTGCTGAATGTGGTGCAGGGCGGCCGTGAGGCGGTCAATGCCCTGCTCGAGCACAAGGACGTGAAAGCCATCAGTTTTGTGGGCTCGACCCCGGTGGCCGAGTACATTTACGCCACGGGCACGGCCAACGGCAAGCGGGTGCAGGCCCTGGGAGGGGCCAAGAACCACGCCGTGCTGCTGCCCGATGCGGATCTCGACAATGCCGTCGGTGCCCTGATGGGGGCGGCCTACGGTTCCTGCGGCGAGCGCTGCATGGCCATTTCGGTGGCGGTGTGCGTGGGAGACGCGGTGGCCGACGCCTTGGTGGCCAAACTGAGCGACAGCATTCGGGCCCTGAACATCGGCCCCGGCACCCAGGGCGGCCACGACATGGGCCCGGTGATCAGTCGTGAACACCTTGAGAAAATCACCGGCTACATTGAAGACGGCATTGCCGCCGGCGCCACCCTGGCGGTGGACGGCCGGGGCGTGACGGTACCGGGCCATGAAAACGGCTACTTCATTGGCGGTTGCCTGTTTGACCGGGTCACGCCCGAGATGCGCATTTACCGGGAGGAAATTTTCGGCCCGGTGCTCTGTGTGGTGCGGGTGAACAGCCTGGAAGCGGCCATTGCGCTGATCAATGCCCACGAATACGGCAACGGCACCTGCCTGTTTACCCGGGACGGTGAAGCGGCCCGGCTGTTTGGCGATCAAATCGAGGTGGGCATGGTGGGCATTAACGTGCCGCTGCCGGTTCCGGTGGCTTATCACAGCTTTGGCGGCTGGAAACGCTCGCTGTTTGGCGATCTTGCCGCCTATGGCCCCGATGCGGTGCGCTTTTATACCCGCCGCAAGACCATTACCCAGAAATGGCCCGAGCGCGCCAGCCACCAGGCCTCGGATTTCGCCTTTCCGAGTTTGTGA
- the fabG gene encoding 3-oxoacyl-ACP reductase FabG, which produces MFDLTDQVALVTGGAKGIGKGIARVLTEAGATVVIADIDEAAGKATAGELNGHYYYLDVSRQESCRQAVAAVLREFERLDILCANTGIFPQCELAAMTEQHWDEMHNINLKGTFFMVQAALEAMRPRGYGRIVITSSITGPVTGFPGWSHYAASKAGQLGFMRSAALECARDGITINAVMPGNILTEGLQAQGEEYLEQMKAAIPTHSLGTPDDIGHAACFLASKEARYITGQTLIVDGGQVLPESPEAVQ; this is translated from the coding sequence ATGTTTGATTTAACGGATCAGGTCGCCCTGGTGACCGGCGGCGCCAAGGGCATTGGCAAGGGCATCGCGCGGGTGCTGACCGAGGCCGGCGCCACCGTGGTGATCGCCGATATCGACGAAGCCGCCGGCAAGGCCACCGCCGGTGAGCTCAACGGGCATTATTACTATCTGGATGTATCCCGTCAGGAAAGCTGCCGGCAGGCGGTGGCGGCGGTACTCAGGGAGTTTGAACGGCTGGATATTCTGTGCGCCAACACCGGCATTTTTCCCCAGTGCGAGCTGGCCGCTATGACCGAGCAGCACTGGGACGAAATGCACAACATCAACCTCAAGGGCACCTTTTTCATGGTGCAGGCGGCACTGGAGGCCATGCGCCCGCGGGGCTATGGCCGCATTGTGATCACCTCTTCCATTACCGGCCCGGTCACCGGCTTTCCCGGCTGGAGCCACTACGCCGCCAGCAAGGCCGGCCAGCTTGGCTTTATGCGCAGTGCGGCGCTGGAATGCGCCCGCGATGGCATTACCATCAACGCCGTGATGCCCGGCAACATTCTCACCGAGGGGCTGCAGGCACAGGGAGAGGAATACCTGGAGCAGATGAAGGCGGCCATTCCCACCCACAGCCTGGGCACGCCGGACGACATTGGTCATGCGGCCTGTTTTCTGGCATCGAAAGAGGCGCGTTACATTACCGGCCAGACCTTGATCGTGGACGGCGGTCAGGTGCTGCCCGAGTCGCCGGAGGCGGTGCAGTAA